The sequence ccttcatttctgtctcttcagagATACTACAAGAATTTAAGTCACTGTTTGTTTTGCTGTCCAATTCCAAGCCGACGTTCTGAGGACCATTTGTCTGTGGTGTGTCTGTTATCACAGGAGCTGCGGCCCTGGCACCAGTAACAGCCTGCTCCACTGCTGCGGATGGAGATAACGAAGATTCTGTTGGTTCCGTTTCCACAGGTGCTGAGAAGGAAGTCTCCGTGCCGCACATGGGCGTGTCAGAAGGCACAGTGTTCTCCACAGATGCAACGGACAAACTGTTTCCTTCTACCTTCGGTTCTGAAATGCTGGTCCTGGGTTCGGACACCGCTCTAAGAGCATCCTTTGGCCCCGGTGACTCAGACTTGGTCTCCTCTGTGCTATGTTCACAGACAGAGGGGACACAGGCCACAGTCTGAGCCTGCACCAGTGACTCGGAAGCACGTAAGTCACAGGACGGGGGGGTATCAATTATCGTATGCTGGCTCTCCTGAGAAACAGGCTGCTTTTTAGCGGGAGAAAGAGTTAGGTTCAGTTTTTCCATAAAGCTCAACTTTAAGTCTTTGCTCTGCGGCTCATTTGGGGCACTCTCAGCTCTAACTGCTGGCTGCTTACTATCCGCTCCTTCAGTAACATCACTGTTGGAGACGTCCCCTTTATCGTGTTTTGGCTCCTTCTGTCTCTTTAAGCCTGCGGTGGTTTTCTTACTTTCTCTGTCAGTCCTCTGCAAATGTCCCGGAGGTGCTCTTTCCTCATTCCTCACATGCTTATTCTCCTCTCTGCTCTCCCGTTCCCGCTTCCTCTTTTCTTCAGTTCTGTGCCTTTCTGCTCTGAAAGCCGCACTTTCCCGCTGGTGCCCAGCATCAGCTTCTGTGGAATCAGTGTGTTTGTGAGTTCTACTGGCTAAAAGAGAAGACGGACATCTTCCTTCTTGAAAACTATGATTACTTACAGCCCTGACTCTTTTACAATCTTCCCAGCCTCTTCTCTCCTCAACATGGTATTTACCTGAATTGTGAGAAGACTTTGCTAGTTCAGTTTTGGAATGCGGAAGCACTGCTCGTTCAGACCTTCTCCAATGATCCTGGCCTTTCACTACGGATTTCGACTTCTGATcaacttttctctcttctttgtcttGTGATTTAAGTTCTTTTCTATTTACATTTTGTGATCTTTCACTTTGTCTTTCGAGCTTTTTGTCACTTTGAGATTCTAGTCGAGTGTGTGACTTGTCTCTAGCGCTTTCTTTCTCCCAGGAAGAGCTGATGCGTTCATTTTTATGATCTAAATCTGTGTTACTTTTCAACTTTGCAGTTTTGCTTTCAGCCTTTGGTTCGCCTTTACCATGTTTCTCGGGATGTCCCTGTGGCCTCTGACTGGCCTCCGTGACCCTTGGCTCACCATCACCATAGCCAGCGCTCAAGTCTTTCCGTATTCTGTCAGTCCCCCGGTTGTACTGGCTATGTCGActgtctctccttcctcttctatgATCCTCATTTGAACTACTCTCACCAACCTGATAATGGAAACGTGACCAAATGCCATTGGTGGAGTGTTTTTCAACAGATGTAGGCAAATGCAAAGTGCTCTTTTTTTCACAGTgtgattttccttccttttcgTGGTTTGGCAGTGAAGTGCTATAATGTACATCTTTAGAAACATCACTTTTCACTCTGTGATCAGTCTTTGAAGAGTCATCCAAATGGGGAGATCTGGATTTAAGATCTTTTGTTTTAACTAGATCTGATGTCCTTGGAGCTTTATGATTATTCCGAAAATGTGGAAACTCCGACAGTCTATTGAGAAATAgaaattaacaccaaaaacaaagtTAATTCCTTTTTAATAATCCAAGGTTTAATCACATGTGGTACACTTTAAAATTGGGGGCCCACATACTGGCAAAACGAATTTTACTTTGTAAAAAAGAATAAGTAGTAAGAATTTACCAGTTCCCAATGTAATggacaagtttttaaaataaggaactcTCTTTCATCTGCTTTGCTCAAACCAAGCCTGAAGGACCTCTCAGGTTTCTCCCAGCACTGGTCCATGTCGTTCAGATTTCCTTCActactggagaaagaaaagcggggagggaggaggagtggcgggaaaaaaagagaagaggtggGTGGGGTGGCTCTGTGACAGATGACCAAAGCTGCGCTTTACTAAGCGTCCTGTGGCTTTAATAGAAAGAAGGGAGAAACCAGAGGCTGGAAAGAGCAAGAGGGGATGGACAGTTCTGAGCACAAGGACCACTCCCAGTTCAGCTGAGAGGTGATGGGCCGCAGTGACAGTAGAAATGGGAGAGAAGTGCATGAGTTGAGAGAACACAGACACGAAGATCAACAGGACGCGGTAATGGGTTTGGATCTGAAGGGTGACAAAGCGCTCAGCGTCACTGATGACCCCCAGGCAGGGGACCTGCACGTCCCTGTTTGCCAAGTAACATCAGTGTAATTACTAACAGCACTTCCTTCTACTCTCGAAAGTATCCTGGTTTGGGCAATAAATTAAACGGTCATTCTATCCTTCAGACTCTCTAGCTTGCACCAGCTAAATAAATGTTGGGGAATCCACTGAGCAAGGAACAATGGAAAGGGTTCAATCTTAAATTCAGTGTTGGATGAGATAACTTTGAAAATTTTGTACAGATGTAAAGTAGTTATCTACATATAAATGAAACTGACTAGTACAAGTAAGATCACATcaaaagaaaatactgaaagagaaaggaaagcaaagacaTAGCTTCGAAGAAAACCAACTTCGCCAGAAAAACAGGTCTCAACTTAGGAAGAAAAGTAAGGCTCATGAAAGCCAAAGGGAGAAAACGGTTTTAAGAAAAAGGGTCAATCAACTATGTCAAATTGTGTGTAAAGACAAGTTAAAATGAGAAGCCAAAACGATATGATGAATTTAGTGGCAGTCACAGGAGGAAGAGGTCAGAGTAGACCGGGTTCAAGAGTGAGTAGAAATGGAAGGTGGAGATAGCAAATTTCGATAACTGTCTTGGAGGTTTGGACTATCAAGGGGAGAAGAGATGAAATTCTCTGAAGCCAAATACtgccccaaccaaaaaaaaaaaaagtgagagagggagagagagaaattaagtagAAAATCcatttcagaggaaaaagaatatgtaattGAGAGATATTTTAAGAGTTGTCTATGACAGAATGTATGACGCAGACATCCTCCTTGCATTTTAGTAATTTGGTGGGCCCCTTCTGGAGCCCATGACATACACCATCATCTTCCCAGGATCAAAGAATTTCAGAACAAGATCCCAGTATATTACAAAACTGGATACATTCAGAGAGGTATGTGGCAATATTCTGTTAATAATCATACAGAAATCATTATGACAATATACCATTAGAATATTAGCTCTTCTCAGTGAAaccttaaaaattcaaaaaaatgcatgattttcattatctttccaaagttaaaaatatttcacatatcaATATTCATGTAAGTTACAAACATATCCACATCCCTCAATCATACCTTTGGTGaagattatttatttcttcatcctTGCGGTTTATTTCCACTCTGGCAGTTTTGATAAGTGCTGAGATATTTTTCTTAAGAGactggttttcattttttaagctaaaattctaaacatcataaaatatatttagtaaaGTATGTACCTATGGAATAAACCACTATTTATAATAACTATTGATTATTGAATGCTAACTACATGCTAGGCATCACTTATTTTATCTTATGAAATTCTCATAACAGTTGTAGGAGGACTACAGTGATGCTCGTTATACAAATGGGGAGGTTGAGATTCAGAGAAGAAACTGGCACCAAAGAAAGgctatttaaaatgaaacaatttaaaagagggatgaaaatgaaaaaccaaaaaataaccagaaaaaaagTTCTGCCTGGGTCATTATTTTGGAAATGATAAAATTTGTGTTATATTTAATAACTGGAGGTTTAACTTGAAATAATATACTAATTCTTAGGTGAACAAAGAATGAATTGAAGACTGATTGGCTCTttgggagaaagggaaaagaaagagaaacacctttaccaaaaaataaaaatcagaacaggACATTCCTAATTCTGTAGCATGATAACAAAAAAAGTCACTCTGGCAAAAACTGTGAGGGCACCACCATTTTCCCCCATCAGTCATTCTAAATCTTGGGGCTCCTCAAGCCATTCTTTTAAACCACCTGATACAATCAAAATTTTCTATTCTTTAACTATTAACTAGTCTAGcaacatttatttaatcattgGTCAATATCATTGAACAAATCAAGCAGTTTTCTTTTATCAGTTTCATTGACACTGGAAATAATGCATATTTGGCCATTTTTGCTATTTCACATAATACTTTGAAAAAAAGTTTCCTTATAATCTGTCAACCCTTTAGAATTTGAATTTCTAACAAAGAATTttactaactttttattttaaaggctaataaggcaaaaataaaatattcattataatTCTACCTGTGTCTgtatttctttaaactttttcatCAGCTCTTTCATTTGCAACTGACATTTTCCATATTCTGCCTGCAACTGTAAAATACAAAAAGATCaagcataattttaaattattttcttaacttaaatgacatttgaaaatatttaaaactttgtaaatcaacccACATAGTAGGGTAAATGAGGTCTATTTCTATTAGCAGGTACTTAGTTAGACTACTGGTTTTTAAAGTTGGGCCTGCCAATAATgttattttctttagtttcacATTCAGTctccaaactttattttttttttgttttgttttccaggttCATAATTTATTGTACAAATTGAGTATCACATGATGAGTTGACATTAGCTTCTTCAGGCATGGGAACTTAAGAGATAATGTACAGTTCAGAATCTGTTTATGTTGCTTTCACAGCTGGAGTTTTTTTAGACCTTAACTTGAAGTATAAGACTATCAAAGCAATACTTCCATATGTGGCCAGCACACAATTCATTCTCCCTGTGAGAGTGTAAGAgttgaaatattttttgataCCAGTGAAATGGAACTGGGCATCAGCTTCTGGACCTGCCATGATTTCAATCTTTCAAGGGGTTCAAACTCCACAGCCTATGTCCTTCACTGTACGCTGCTGCCCCTTGACCCCACCGGAAGACACCATCTCAGTCTCCAAACTTTAAATTCAAATAAGGTAGAAAGAAATTTGTCTGCATGAAGTTTTGGGACAATTTATAATTTAGTACAAATCATGAAAAGACAAAATGTTTTATCACACTGATTTACCTGTTGAGATTTTATATTTAGACACTTAAATTTAATCAAGCAAAATTAAAACTACATTTAGGCAAACATTCAGAAGACACTGTTTTAAAGCAGATCTGAAGGCAGAAACTGATGTAAATATTCTTTTAGTCTAAGAGCTACTTCTCAAACATAGAACACCTATTCAGAAGTTAGCCGATGTCTGCATTTCAGGAGATATCAAAGCACAAAATAACCATCGTTCATAACTCTGGTAATCCATACATCATTATATGTTGCCTCCTTTGCAGTGCCTTCTTCAGTCAGGATTTCTTCATATAAATCCAAACAATTCCTGGATGGTACAGAGGATTTGGATGCACTGtctaaaacaaacaagaaaccctTCCATTAAAATAAGTATTTCCAGATTCAATAAAATCCCTATCAAAactccaatggcatttttcaaagaaatgggaaaaacaatcctaaaatatGTATGGAACCACAAGACTGCAAACAGCcatagcaatcttgagaaagaagatgaAAGGGGGAGGCATcaaacttcctgatttcaaactataataCAACACTGCAGTAATCAAAAGTATACTTTTATAGGAATAAGAACAAACACATGAGTGCAACAGCTCTTTTACAACTTGTCTAGCAAGTTTTCCGGTCCACACTGGAAAACATTCCCATGGGGGGAAAAGAAACCAGATACAGAGATCAGTGGAACataacagaaagcccagaaataaacgcAGGCATGTATAGTCAAGGGcaactcaggtggtaaagaatctgcctgcaatgcgagagacctgggtttgatcccgggtcaggaagatccgctggagaagaacatggaaacccactccagtattcttgcctggagaatcccatggacagaggagcctagcagaccacagtccatagtcgcaaagagttagacacgactgaagtgacttcgcaggcAGGCATGCGTATATGGTCCCAActtatgacaaaggagccaagaatatacaatggggaaaggatagtccCTTCAGTAGATGGTGGACAGCcacaagcaaaagaaagaaagtagaccCTTAAATTTATATAGCACGCACAGAAATCAACTCGAATTAAAAACCTGAATTTAAAATCTTCAACCCtacttaatatcttgtaataacctataacggcaaagaatacaaaaaagaatatacctctatctatctatatatatatatactggatCACTTTactatataccagaaactaacaaaacaatgtaagtcaactatatttcaaaaaaaggAACTGCCTGGCAGTCCGCGGGTTAAGACCAcattcttccaatgcaggggacacaggttccattcctggctggagaactaaaatcccatgaGCCCCGCAGAGGggccaaaaagggaaaaaaaagtaaaaaaaaatttaaaaaactgaaatgtatGGAAACAGACTAAAAACGATGGTTACCAAGGGCTAGGGGTAGGGGAAAAGAGATATTGATCAAACTCTTCTGAGTTTGCGGacaagtacaaacttccagctataagATGATTAAGTtctggggatataatgtacagcatagtgataaTAGTTAATAACACTATTTTATATAATCTAAAATTGCTGAGAGTAATCCTAAAGAGATAGTAATCACGTGATGCTATACAGGTGTTAGCTAATGCTATGGTGGttattatttcacaatatttaagtgtataaaatcaacacactatacatcttaaacttacttgatattatatgtcaattatatctcaataaaactagggtaaaaaaagaaaaatatacatgtcAAGCGTTTTGATGTAGTGTCTACCTCTACACAAAGAGCTATACATTTCCCCATCTCTTGTATTTCATCTAAATCTATACTAATTTCAGATTAGAACTAGAGAACCACTTTATCTACAACAAATTTGTCAACAAATCAGATGTAAAGATCATATTTGTTCAAAGCTTTGAAAAATCTGATTGCAGCAAAGTTTTCTCAATTAGAAAGGTCATTAGATTCTCTGCATATTATACTCgtactgattcatttgaaaatacaTATAGTACCTACCCTTTCCAAAAGTTCTATCATGTAGCCTGTAACAGTGTGTGAGATAATATATGTAGTCACCATCACCAGGCTTTTTTCAATGGTACAAAATACTTTTCCATAAGGTCCAATTAAATCTAACACCCAGATGAAAAACAAACCTAAGGGCTAACTTTTTCACTGATAAAGATTTGGGCAAAAAATAGTTACCTGAGTATAATCACTTCAAAGAAAAGGCAAATTGTTGAGAAGCTATGAGTTATGCCAGGAATTggtaacaacaaaataaacactTCCAACAGACTGaccaaacaaaataagaaagtatTTTATTACCGAATTTACATACCAGAACCAGCACTGTCCAACCCAGCATATATGTCCAAAGAACcttcatcattatttttaagaggagaagctggaaaaaaaaaaaaaaaaaatcaaagactggTTAAAATCGACTCTATGTACTTAGTAAAGTTTTTCCATTTCTACTCTGAAGGACCAGAAAAAGAGTATCAGTCttatgccaaaaaagaaaactgtttagAAGATTTTGTACAtccttataaacacacacatcttAGTACACAGATAGACTTAAAAACTCACTTTCAAAAACCATACTAGTAATAAGATTCCCAATCCAGGATCAGAACAATCTTCctgcaaaaataaaaactctaaacaaaatattaaaagctaaCTGTAGTTAATGCTCTATCACCAGACTTACTGTAGcagtcatttcacaatatatacaaatatggaaTTATTATATTATACATCTTAAATTACTGTAATATTATATGTAAATGgtacctaaatttaaaaaaaaaaaaaaaaaaggtatctgaagaactaaagagaaatCCAAAGCAGGCAAAAACTGGAGAGGAGGTGACCCCTGCAAGAAGCAATGAATTCCTATCCCCCTTTTTTTACAAGTTTTTGTGCAAGGATAAGCTCTAGTTGGAACCACAGTAGGCAGAAAAACTCAGATGGACACTTCCAGTCCTAATAGCTTGAAGAACTAGAGAAAAAACTTTGGGGGTGATAACAGCAACTACAAAGAGGAAATCCAAAGAGCCACAGAGAGGACTCCCCAAACTGTGCCCAAATCTGAATAACAGAAGCAAAGGTTAAAACTCCCAGGAGTCCAGCTAAAAGCTAAAAACTCTCTGAGCTAAACAGAGATTTCAGCTACTGTTCACCACAGGGAAGATAGAAGATTAAGTTCAGTTGAGATAAATGCCTGCTAAAATTAAAACCACTAGCACTTTTCAGAGGAATATAACATAATCATATATCTCAAACACTTACAATGTccaaaatgcaattcaaaacttctcaaaagaaATCTTGGTAGACACTAAAAACAACTCCAAAACCAAATGAACATTCTAAAACTGAAACTACAATACCTAATGTAAAAAGATGCAACAGAAGAGGCAGTGAGCGTGAAGACAGATCAATAAATTATCCAACTGcaagaatagaggaaaaaatattttaaaaaagatcagtCTTACTAACCTATAGAATATCATGAGTTCTCACATACTATAGACctggagtcccagaagaaaagaGACAACGGGGAGGAAAGTGATTCTAGAAGGGTACTAGAGGATACcagaaggacaaaaatggtagatAATTGAGTAAATACAAAAGACTAATATTCCACCTCAATTGGTTTTAATTCCCCTTAGTTTATTTAAGATACATACAACaggctaaaataaaaattacagcgCTGTATCACAGGGTTCATGACATCTTTAACATAAAGGGACGGAAGAAGGTCAAATGCAACTATATGTACAAGATTCTACATCTTACATAAAGATTTagactataaaataaaaacattttatttatacataatgtaaaataaatacattataaaataaataataaacacattttaataacTAGACTATAAAATGTTAAAGATGTATATTGCAGTCCCTTGAGCAACCAACTACAAAAAAAAGCGCAGAAAGGTATAACCAAAAAGCTAATGTGCAAACCAGaatgaaattctaaaatatattcaaatgtctgaaaaaggcaagaaaatcggaaaggaaaaaaactgatGAGATAaactaaacttttaaaatgacaGGTCTAAATCCAACCACAGCAATAAAGGACATTACTGTATTAACTGATAAAACTGGTATAAAGATGGTAGACTAAGTAAAATTATAGTATTAGTGTTAAATTTACTGAAATTGATGATTACGCTGTCTTTATGTAAGAAAACCAACTTTTGCTTGTGAAATATACACTGAAGTATTTGGATGTAAAGGACCATAATGTATACAACTGATTACCAAATAGGTCAGGAAAAaactgtgtgcatgtatgtgtataaataaaAAAGTATGTGCACAGTGTTAAAGCCACTGGCATAGGTAAAAGGTTCCTTGCATGTTTTGATTCTTACAACTTTTCTATAAGTTTGAAATTACAGATACAATAAAAGACAAGTACAAAAATGTTGTACGAATAAAAATGTTGGTGAAACCACGTTAaccagtgaaaataaaaacacacactgtgtgtgtaaCCATCAAACAATGTATGCGTGTGGACAAAAACTTGAGAAAGAGCAatatacagaaatgaaaacagcTATTTCCAGCAAATGAGAATAACAAAATGGTTTTGTCCTGCAAAATAAGAGTTATAGTTGTGATACTTATGAAtctaaatgaaaagtaaatgtgGTCATTATActttccatttttctattggtttagaatttttcaaagaaaaaatatcgTAAGACAAATACATAGCAGCATAACAATTTGAAAAAACAtcagcaaaaataattaaatagcaCCAAAAATCAAATAATGCTATCCAGAGTGGTTATGATGACCATATTCCATGTGAATCTATTTCATGTCTATGGATATtaggtttttaaaacatatttttcctcatagttcagttggtaaagaatctgcctgcaatgcaggagacatggggtcaatccctgggtcaggaagatcccctggagaaggaaatggcaaaccacttcagtattcttgcccggagaatcccagggacagaggagtctggcaggctgcagtccatggggtcacaagagtcagacatgatttagttaCTAAACCACTATCAAGCAAAAATGGAATTCTACTAGACATGTTTTACAACTACCCTTTTCATTCTATAGCAATCATAATTCTGATCAATAAATATACAACTATATCCTCAAAAAATTTAATGAGATTGTCATAGCATAACTAGAATTAAGACCAAAGAAGTAAAATGTTATGTCAGAATTTGGAAGTTTAAAATCTGCATATTactaaaaatatttccattttatgagCTTATTTTACTATTAGATTTTGGCTGTCTCCTTCAAACTGATCATCTATTTGTGACTGTCCCTAAACAACAATAAGCAAGTACCACTCCATTTACTGGAAATATCAATTCCAAGAGTAACAAGTatctatcacatatatatatggtatatgtgtgtgtgtgtgtgtgtgtatataaacgcacacgcacacaccttATCGATGACAGCACCAAATATAACCACTGGGCCGCCGGGGATTCCCCTTGTTcactgctcagtcgctcagtcatgccggaccctctgtgaccccatggactgcagcacgccaggcctccctgtcctccactgtctcctggagtttgctcaaactcatgtccactgagttagttgataatgccatccaaccacctcatcctgttgtccacttctcctccttgccctcagtctttccagcattggggtcttttccaatgagttggctctttgcatcaagtgaccaaagtattggagcttcaggatcaagtccttccaaagaatattcagggttgattttctttaagattgactagtttgatctccttgttgtccaagagactctcaagagtcttctaaagcaccacagtttgaaagcatcaattcttcagtgctcagccttctttagggtccaactttcacacctgtacatgactactggaaaaaccacagctttgaccatatggaccttggtcggcaaaatgatgtctctgctttttaatgtactgtctaggtttgtcaggcttcacaggtggcttaatggtaaagaatccgcctgcaacacaggacaCCCAGGAGCTATgcgggtatgatccctgggtcgggaagatcactgagaggaaaaatggcaacccactccagtattcttgcctggagaatcccgtggactacagtccagggggttgccaggagttgaatacaactgaagcaacttagcacgcacacacgtctagatttgttatagcttttcttccaagaaacaagtgtcttttaatttcatggctgcagccattatccacagtgattttggcccccaaaaataaagtctgtcactatttccattttttcctcatctgtctgcatgaagtgatgggaccaaataccatgatcttcatttttgagtgttgagtttcaagccagcttttttacttatattttttcatatgacAATAAAAAATCATTACTGCTTATACTGGCAAAGTTGttagttttattatatttaagaGACCTGAAGTATAAAATAAGAAAGTTCTCACTTACTAAGCACTTTCTATCTGC comes from Dama dama isolate Ldn47 chromosome 28, ASM3311817v1, whole genome shotgun sequence and encodes:
- the LOC133048152 gene encoding ATP synthase membrane subunit K, mitochondrial, giving the protein MAGPEADAQFHFTGIKKYFNSYTLTGRMNCVLATYGSIALIVLYFKLRSKKTPAVKAT